From a region of the Candidatus Zixiibacteriota bacterium genome:
- a CDS encoding SufD family Fe-S cluster assembly protein yields MTVVIKSKEKADLFAPWSEEYFGNFIRGLNGRDGIGGWRRTSFERALAATTPSNRDEDFKYVNFRALKLDGLQPAIATWLPHGDGSPTTMLATGLDNVNLLPEEYHVAGVEHDPAKNIFFGSFAEAHEREPEKFTALLEFFQKSFLERKFAQFAHAFLSAGAYLHIQKDTAESNPRQIYTRLNGANKLTAFATVAQLESNSRGSLVWDIDADPAASGLTNGTLDVVVGAGSHLNLLLTQHLSEQLSSVTTVRIHLERDSMLELATIASGGLVHQTEIDIKFAGPGARALVNGVYLGRRRENFNLLTHQDHQVGNTNSDLFYIGTLSGQSSSNYLGKITIARDAQRSDAYQKNRNLILNKGCAVNSSPKLEIGANDVRCTHGATTTKVSDLEMFYLRSRGIDYLTGKVLLADGFIAQVTPRIKSELLQNGFARRLDALLYRWGADETDSV; encoded by the coding sequence ATGACTGTCGTCATCAAGTCCAAAGAGAAAGCTGATCTCTTCGCACCGTGGTCGGAGGAATACTTCGGCAACTTCATTCGCGGCCTCAACGGCCGTGACGGAATCGGTGGCTGGCGGCGTACCAGCTTTGAACGGGCGCTGGCAGCGACGACCCCAAGCAATCGCGATGAAGATTTCAAGTATGTCAATTTCCGGGCGCTGAAACTGGACGGCCTGCAGCCGGCGATTGCTACCTGGTTGCCGCATGGCGACGGCTCTCCGACAACAATGCTGGCGACCGGCCTGGACAACGTCAACTTGCTGCCGGAAGAGTATCATGTCGCCGGCGTCGAGCACGACCCCGCCAAGAACATCTTCTTCGGATCGTTTGCCGAAGCGCATGAACGCGAGCCGGAGAAGTTCACCGCGCTGCTGGAATTCTTCCAGAAGAGTTTTCTCGAGCGCAAATTCGCGCAGTTCGCCCACGCTTTCCTGTCCGCCGGGGCCTACCTGCATATCCAGAAAGACACGGCTGAGTCGAATCCGCGCCAGATATACACGCGCCTGAACGGCGCGAACAAGCTAACCGCGTTCGCGACAGTGGCGCAATTGGAGTCCAACTCGCGCGGCAGCCTGGTGTGGGATATCGATGCCGATCCGGCGGCCTCTGGTCTCACCAACGGCACGCTCGACGTCGTGGTCGGCGCCGGCAGTCATCTGAATCTGCTTCTGACACAGCACCTGAGCGAACAGCTCAGCAGCGTCACCACCGTGCGCATTCACCTGGAGCGTGACAGCATGCTGGAGTTGGCAACGATCGCCTCGGGCGGCCTGGTCCACCAAACCGAGATCGATATCAAGTTCGCCGGTCCGGGCGCGCGGGCGCTGGTCAACGGCGTGTACCTTGGCCGCCGTCGCGAGAATTTCAATCTCCTGACGCACCAGGACCATCAAGTTGGTAACACCAATTCCGACTTGTTCTACATCGGAACGCTGTCGGGCCAGTCGTCTTCGAACTACCTCGGCAAGATCACGATCGCCCGCGACGCACAGCGTTCCGATGCTTACCAGAAGAACCGCAACCTGATCTTGAACAAAGGTTGTGCAGTCAACAGCTCGCCGAAGCTCGAGATCGGCGCCAATGACGTTCGGTGCACGCACGGTGCCACGACGACCAAAGTGTCGGACCTGGAAATGTTCTACCTGCGTTCCCGCGGCATTGACTATCTGACTGGCAAGGTGCTGTTGGCGGACGGATTCATCGCCCAAGTGACGCCCCGCATCAAGTCCGAGTTGTTGCAGAACGGGTTTGCACGCCGCCTTGATGCTCTGCTCTATCGGTGGGGCGCGGACGAGACTGATTCCGTGTGA
- the sufB gene encoding Fe-S cluster assembly protein SufB, producing the protein MADQKPADNLNLGEYKYGFRDPEKYSFKSGKGLNREIVTMISEMKNEPGWMTDFRLKALDHFLQRPMPQWGGGGLLNTIDFQNIHYYVKPSDRQGRSWDEVPEDIKKTFDRLGIPEAEKKYLAGVGAQYESEVVYHNLQETWAKLGVIFLDTDSGLRQHEDIFKEHFGTVIPYNDNKFAALNSAVWSGGSFIYVPKGVSVEIPLQAYFRINTENMGQFERTLIIVDEGAWVHYVEGCTAPVYSTDSLHSAVVEIIVKRNGRCRYTTIQNWSKNVYNLVTKRAQAWDGATMEWVDGNIGSKLTMKYPAIQLMGEGAKGEVLSVAFAADGQHQDAGAKVSHFAKNTSSSIISKSISKGSGRSSYRGLVKVAKGCTGVKSNVECDALLLDEHSRTDTYPYMEIDEEDVSISHEASVSKISETQLFYLMTRGLSEEQASMMIVNGFIEPIVKQLPMEYAVEMNRLIELEMEGSVG; encoded by the coding sequence ATGGCCGACCAGAAGCCCGCAGATAACCTGAACCTCGGCGAGTACAAGTACGGTTTTCGCGACCCGGAGAAGTACTCGTTCAAATCCGGCAAAGGGCTCAACCGCGAGATCGTGACCATGATCTCGGAGATGAAGAATGAGCCCGGTTGGATGACCGATTTTCGCTTGAAAGCGCTCGACCACTTCCTGCAGCGGCCAATGCCGCAGTGGGGCGGCGGCGGATTGCTCAATACGATCGACTTCCAGAATATTCACTATTACGTCAAACCGTCCGACCGCCAGGGGCGGTCCTGGGACGAAGTGCCGGAAGACATCAAGAAGACCTTTGATCGTCTGGGAATTCCCGAAGCTGAGAAGAAGTATTTGGCCGGCGTCGGCGCGCAATACGAATCGGAAGTGGTTTATCACAACCTGCAGGAAACTTGGGCCAAGCTCGGCGTGATTTTCCTCGATACCGATTCGGGACTGAGACAGCACGAGGATATCTTCAAAGAGCATTTCGGAACGGTGATTCCATACAACGACAACAAGTTCGCAGCTCTGAACTCGGCGGTCTGGTCCGGAGGGTCGTTTATCTACGTCCCGAAGGGTGTCAGCGTCGAGATTCCGCTACAGGCGTATTTTCGTATCAACACCGAGAACATGGGGCAATTCGAGCGGACTTTGATCATCGTCGATGAAGGCGCGTGGGTGCACTACGTCGAAGGCTGTACCGCGCCGGTCTATTCGACAGACTCGCTACATTCAGCCGTGGTAGAAATCATCGTCAAGCGTAATGGCCGTTGCCGTTACACAACCATTCAGAACTGGTCGAAGAATGTGTACAATCTCGTCACCAAGCGCGCGCAGGCCTGGGACGGTGCAACGATGGAATGGGTTGACGGCAACATTGGCTCCAAACTGACGATGAAATACCCCGCGATTCAGTTAATGGGCGAAGGCGCCAAGGGCGAGGTGCTTTCGGTAGCGTTCGCCGCCGACGGCCAGCATCAGGATGCCGGCGCCAAAGTCTCACACTTCGCAAAAAACACTTCCTCCTCGATTATTTCGAAGTCGATCTCGAAGGGCTCGGGGCGGTCTTCGTACCGCGGTCTGGTTAAAGTGGCCAAGGGCTGCACCGGCGTGAAGTCAAACGTTGAGTGCGACGCGCTGCTGCTGGATGAGCACTCGCGCACCGACACCTATCCCTATATGGAGATCGACGAGGAAGATGTCTCGATCAGCCATGAAGCTTCGGTCTCCAAGATTTCGGAGACACAGTTGTTCTACCTCATGACCCGCGGCCTTTCGGAAGAGCAAGCTTCGATGATGATCGTCAACGGCTTCATCGAGCCGATCGTGAAGCAATTACCGATGGAGTACGCGGTCGAGATGAACCGGCTGATCGAGCTGGAAATGGAAGGGTCGGTCGGATAA
- the sufC gene encoding Fe-S cluster assembly ATPase SufC, with product MSSQPPLLEIKNLGVAIEGKQIINGLSLQVNSGEVHAIMGPNGSGKSTLCYAVMGHPEYTVTGGEVLLNGKNIFEMEVDERAKAGLFLAFQYPVEVPGVTLQNFLRTAYNSHKGEDGNKKVNVLKFWGFLKSKLQMLGIDESFANRYLNDGFSGGEKKRAEILQMAVLEPQVALLDETDSGLDIDALKAVAEGVNKLMNPNMAVVMITHYQRLLNYIKPQFVHIMAGGRIIKTGGPELALELEERGYGWIVGEKVTAEA from the coding sequence ATGTCGAGTCAACCACCGCTGCTGGAAATCAAGAATCTGGGCGTTGCCATCGAGGGCAAGCAGATCATAAATGGGCTGTCCCTGCAGGTCAATTCCGGGGAAGTTCATGCGATTATGGGCCCAAACGGTTCCGGCAAGTCCACGCTCTGCTACGCCGTGATGGGACATCCCGAATACACCGTCACCGGCGGTGAAGTATTGTTAAACGGTAAGAACATCTTTGAGATGGAAGTCGATGAGCGCGCCAAAGCCGGTCTATTTCTGGCGTTTCAGTACCCGGTCGAAGTGCCGGGGGTAACGCTGCAGAACTTTCTGCGCACGGCATACAACTCACACAAGGGCGAAGACGGCAACAAGAAGGTGAATGTCCTGAAATTCTGGGGCTTTTTGAAATCAAAGCTGCAAATGCTGGGGATCGACGAGTCGTTCGCCAACCGCTACCTCAACGACGGGTTTTCCGGCGGCGAGAAGAAGCGGGCGGAAATCCTGCAAATGGCGGTGTTGGAGCCGCAGGTGGCACTGCTGGATGAGACCGATTCGGGGCTGGATATCGACGCGCTCAAAGCCGTAGCCGAAGGGGTCAACAAGCTGATGAATCCGAATATGGCGGTGGTCATGATCACGCACTATCAGCGGCTGCTGAATTACATCAAGCCGCAATTCGTACATATCATGGCGGGCGGGCGAATCATCAAGACCGGTGGCCCGGAGTTGGCGCTGGAACTAGAGGAGCGCGGATACGGCTGGATCGTCGGCGAGAAAGTGACAGCGGAGGCATAG
- a CDS encoding HYR domain-containing protein, with amino-acid sequence MLPKPLAARFTIGLVILAAIFLMTGTAFGQNNSTNNYFRIVCPTNVTDLTPGTFIDVPVYIANSAALGGFSYGFNYNSDFIEIDSVITGPALVTGGFGQFLTNKNTTNNTLLVGWINFVPALPLVPHPVGAGEAVAFTLRFKIQPGATDATVNIDTTFVPPAGFLTFSLAAGGDVAPGYVDCGAGDIILGSGGGPTNQPPVAICQPITVAAGAGCTAPANVDNGSNDPDAGDEITLTQVPPGPYPLGVTNVMLIVSDGELADTCETTVTVNDVTDPVVTCPANITVGNDAGVCGAVVNFTPTATDNCDGSVTISAVPPSGSVFPVGVTNVTVTATDDSGNDATCQFTVTVNDTQNPVAICPGDIDVVIPFGQTEAIVNFLVSATDNCAGATAVAVPASGSAFPIGTTTVNVTATDGAGNTGFCSFNVNVTVGNAAPVVSDIPDQTIDQGQQFAQINLDDYVTDPDNADNELTWTVQQFKSRGTITVTIDENRIATIMIDDFTGSAVFTFRATDPDGAFDEDQATFTVNALVNDPPVVSDIPDQTILSGQNFATIDLDNYVTDPDNADNELTWSFSGNTLLTVVIDTGNVAIVTYPGGFIGSETITFTATDPGALFDSDAATFTVNEVLFPDFNVDATPEIVNVAGGAASPFSFNVEVQPIDGFTGAVSLAVSGLPAGATGDFSINPVEITGPAVSSTFSGTISAETPPGTYDVVFLGTEVSRAGVHADTVQLVVEGCAEIPFVVVSDDYFELLAEEGTSPLDQLVYITNGATCGTLYWTTAVDQPWVTVDPTSGDVEGGATPGDAMNILFNTASLAPGNYMAYINVMPVVLRPRANADEGVQITIDLTITPKPISDDTVYVGNVTGYAGTDVAVPLTFRNYEELAGMSAGLTWDSPDVTLDSVSYAGSRVDYIGTKITTINNVNRTLALGVLRIPPEPLVATGSGLWGTLWFSIDGGAAAQTVTIDTTFIAPGVELLFNDVMASSIYPQFSAGSIEIQVTEEICITGTVEDGSGSPIADAIVELWYGDALENSTTSGADGSFQFCFMTPPADGYSLRAYKPGYYPDFLGGVSLPSDDNVLALSNDGGDVIPTYEWVDLYCQGEALDNGLPIPVGSVVEAYDPDGVLCGQWTVTTPGTFGFMPVYVDDPYSPSVDEGCVIGDTITLLYNGEPVELIGDPLVWTGNGDRYSACFEYPATPDIVTKCIHLAAGWNLISFNVELPTSELEALFADVLDNTDVILSFESVGMTYDPDLPDFSTLWDVDNFHGYWFRMDSPDSICVTGRLVDATTAIALENNWNLVSYLPEDPREVPTALTSIWGSVVVVLGYEGGGLSYDPAHPELATLNAMKPLFGYWIKTNAPGSLIYDMPPTFARTDATYTAASYVPRVKTSNTWVNLYGQNVRLNGQALPAGTVIEAYNEAGALVGEYTVRQNGKFGFMPVYGPDNFSANNDAIANSGKINFKVNGEEAAESIQWTNNGDRVAISEFTTINKGGVLPTSFSLNQNYPNPFNPETSIEYTVASAAQVEIAIYNVLGAKIKTLVSEYQPAGSYQVKWHGDDATGNTVASGVYFYKMTAGSFTEVKKMTLLK; translated from the coding sequence ATGTTACCAAAGCCCCTGGCTGCTCGCTTCACGATTGGGCTCGTGATTCTGGCAGCGATCTTTCTGATGACGGGGACGGCCTTCGGCCAGAACAATTCGACAAATAACTATTTTCGAATTGTCTGTCCGACGAACGTCACCGATCTGACCCCGGGGACGTTTATCGACGTGCCGGTGTACATCGCCAACTCGGCGGCACTCGGCGGTTTTTCCTACGGGTTCAACTACAACAGCGATTTCATTGAAATCGACTCGGTCATTACGGGACCGGCCCTGGTGACCGGCGGTTTCGGCCAGTTCTTGACTAACAAGAACACGACGAACAACACTCTTTTGGTTGGCTGGATCAACTTTGTACCGGCTCTGCCGCTGGTACCACACCCAGTCGGTGCCGGCGAAGCTGTAGCATTCACTCTGCGTTTCAAAATCCAGCCGGGTGCCACCGACGCAACCGTCAACATTGACACCACCTTCGTTCCGCCGGCCGGATTCTTGACTTTCTCGCTGGCAGCGGGCGGCGATGTCGCTCCCGGCTACGTTGATTGTGGCGCGGGCGACATTATCCTTGGCAGCGGCGGCGGACCGACTAATCAGCCGCCGGTGGCAATCTGCCAGCCAATCACCGTGGCGGCCGGTGCCGGCTGCACGGCTCCGGCTAACGTCGACAACGGCTCGAACGATCCCGATGCCGGCGACGAAATCACTCTGACCCAGGTACCGCCTGGACCCTATCCGCTGGGGGTTACCAATGTCATGCTGATCGTTTCTGACGGAGAACTCGCCGATACCTGCGAAACCACCGTTACGGTAAACGATGTTACCGATCCGGTCGTGACCTGCCCCGCCAACATCACGGTCGGCAACGATGCCGGCGTGTGTGGCGCGGTCGTCAACTTCACGCCGACGGCGACCGACAATTGCGACGGCTCTGTGACGATCAGTGCCGTTCCGCCGTCCGGTTCAGTTTTCCCGGTGGGCGTGACCAATGTCACGGTGACGGCGACCGACGATTCCGGCAACGATGCTACTTGTCAGTTTACGGTTACGGTAAATGATACCCAGAACCCGGTAGCGATCTGCCCGGGTGACATCGACGTCGTGATCCCGTTCGGCCAGACCGAAGCCATCGTGAACTTCCTTGTTAGCGCTACCGACAATTGCGCCGGCGCGACGGCAGTGGCCGTTCCGGCCTCCGGCAGCGCGTTCCCGATCGGTACCACGACGGTCAATGTGACCGCGACCGACGGCGCCGGCAACACCGGCTTCTGCAGCTTCAACGTTAACGTGACGGTCGGCAATGCCGCACCGGTGGTTTCCGACATTCCGGATCAAACCATCGATCAGGGCCAGCAGTTTGCCCAGATCAACCTGGACGACTACGTTACGGACCCCGACAACGCGGACAATGAACTCACCTGGACTGTCCAGCAATTCAAGAGCCGCGGTACGATCACGGTCACAATCGATGAGAATCGCATTGCGACCATCATGATCGACGACTTCACCGGTTCGGCCGTCTTTACTTTCCGCGCCACCGATCCGGATGGTGCGTTTGACGAAGATCAGGCCACCTTTACGGTCAACGCGCTGGTCAATGATCCGCCGGTTGTCTCCGACATCCCGGATCAGACGATTTTGAGCGGCCAGAACTTTGCCACGATCGATCTGGATAACTACGTTACCGATCCGGACAACGCCGATAACGAACTGACCTGGTCGTTCAGCGGTAATACGCTGCTCACCGTGGTTATCGACACCGGCAATGTCGCCATCGTGACCTATCCGGGCGGCTTTATCGGTTCCGAAACGATCACGTTTACCGCGACCGATCCGGGCGCCCTGTTTGACTCCGATGCGGCGACCTTTACTGTCAACGAAGTTCTCTTCCCGGATTTCAACGTTGATGCAACTCCGGAAATCGTGAACGTTGCGGGCGGAGCTGCTTCCCCGTTCTCGTTCAATGTTGAAGTGCAGCCGATCGATGGCTTCACCGGCGCCGTCAGCCTGGCGGTCAGCGGCTTGCCGGCCGGCGCGACCGGTGACTTCTCAATCAACCCGGTCGAGATTACCGGTCCGGCTGTCAGCAGCACGTTCAGCGGCACGATCAGCGCCGAGACGCCTCCCGGAACCTACGATGTGGTCTTCCTGGGTACGGAAGTTTCTCGCGCCGGTGTGCATGCTGACACGGTGCAGTTGGTAGTCGAGGGCTGCGCTGAGATTCCATTCGTCGTTGTCAGTGATGATTACTTCGAATTGCTGGCCGAGGAAGGCACCAGCCCGCTCGATCAGCTGGTCTACATCACCAATGGCGCGACCTGCGGCACTCTGTATTGGACCACCGCGGTTGACCAGCCGTGGGTGACTGTCGACCCGACCTCCGGTGACGTTGAAGGCGGCGCGACTCCAGGTGATGCGATGAACATCTTGTTCAACACGGCCTCCCTGGCGCCGGGCAACTATATGGCTTATATCAACGTCATGCCGGTCGTGTTGCGTCCGCGCGCAAACGCTGACGAGGGTGTCCAGATCACCATCGATCTGACCATTACCCCCAAGCCGATTTCAGATGATACCGTGTATGTCGGCAATGTGACTGGCTACGCCGGCACTGATGTGGCCGTTCCGCTTACTTTCCGAAACTATGAAGAGCTGGCCGGTATGTCCGCCGGATTGACTTGGGATTCCCCCGATGTCACACTCGACTCGGTTTCGTATGCTGGTTCGCGGGTGGATTACATCGGCACCAAGATCACAACCATCAATAATGTGAATCGCACGCTGGCCCTGGGCGTCCTGCGCATCCCGCCGGAGCCGCTTGTTGCGACCGGCAGCGGTTTGTGGGGCACTCTGTGGTTCTCGATTGACGGCGGCGCTGCGGCGCAGACCGTGACCATCGACACGACTTTTATTGCCCCCGGCGTTGAACTGCTGTTTAACGACGTGATGGCAAGCTCGATTTATCCGCAGTTTAGCGCAGGTTCAATCGAGATCCAGGTGACGGAAGAGATCTGCATCACTGGAACGGTTGAAGACGGCAGCGGCAGTCCGATTGCCGATGCGATCGTTGAACTGTGGTATGGGGATGCGCTTGAGAATAGCACGACTTCCGGCGCCGACGGCTCGTTCCAGTTCTGCTTCATGACGCCGCCGGCCGATGGCTATTCGTTGCGCGCTTACAAGCCGGGTTACTATCCGGACTTCTTGGGCGGCGTGTCGCTCCCGAGCGACGACAATGTGCTGGCGCTGTCCAACGATGGCGGCGATGTCATCCCGACCTACGAGTGGGTTGACCTCTACTGCCAGGGTGAGGCTCTGGACAACGGCTTGCCGATCCCGGTTGGCTCCGTCGTTGAAGCCTACGATCCGGATGGCGTTCTGTGCGGTCAGTGGACCGTTACTACGCCGGGCACCTTCGGCTTCATGCCGGTCTACGTCGATGACCCGTATTCACCGAGCGTCGACGAAGGCTGCGTAATCGGTGACACCATTACGCTCCTCTACAACGGCGAGCCGGTCGAACTGATTGGCGATCCGTTGGTCTGGACCGGCAACGGTGACCGCTATTCCGCCTGCTTCGAATATCCGGCCACTCCGGATATCGTCACCAAGTGCATCCATTTGGCGGCGGGCTGGAACCTGATCTCCTTCAACGTCGAGCTGCCGACTTCGGAACTCGAAGCGCTGTTTGCCGACGTGTTGGACAACACAGATGTCATTCTCAGCTTCGAGTCGGTCGGCATGACTTACGATCCGGATCTTCCGGACTTCTCGACGCTGTGGGATGTTGATAACTTCCATGGCTACTGGTTCCGTATGGATTCGCCGGATTCGATCTGCGTGACGGGACGTCTGGTTGACGCCACGACTGCGATCGCGCTGGAAAACAACTGGAACCTGGTCAGCTACCTGCCGGAAGATCCGCGTGAAGTGCCGACGGCGCTGACGTCGATCTGGGGCTCGGTGGTCGTCGTCCTGGGTTATGAAGGCGGCGGTCTGAGCTACGATCCGGCGCATCCGGAACTGGCCACCCTCAATGCCATGAAGCCGCTTTTTGGCTACTGGATTAAGACCAACGCTCCGGGCTCGCTTATTTACGATATGCCTCCGACCTTCGCGCGTACGGATGCGACGTATACTGCGGCGAGCTACGTGCCGCGTGTCAAGACCAGCAATACCTGGGTCAACTTGTACGGCCAGAACGTCCGCCTGAACGGGCAGGCGCTCCCGGCCGGCACCGTGATCGAGGCTTACAACGAGGCCGGCGCGCTGGTGGGCGAGTACACCGTCCGTCAGAATGGCAAGTTCGGCTTCATGCCGGTCTATGGTCCGGACAACTTCTCTGCCAACAATGATGCGATTGCCAACTCCGGCAAGATCAACTTCAAGGTCAACGGGGAAGAAGCGGCCGAATCGATCCAGTGGACCAACAACGGCGACCGCGTTGCGATCTCTGAGTTCACGACGATCAACAAGGGCGGCGTCCTGCCGACCTCGTTCAGCCTGAACCAGAACTACCCGAACCCGTTCAACCCGGAAACCTCGATTGAGTACACCGTGGCGAGCGCGGCTCAGGTTGAAATCGCGATTTACAACGTTCTGGGCGCGAAGATCAAGACCCTGGTAAGCGAATATCAGCCGGCCGGTTCCTACCAAGTGAAGTGGCATGGCGATGACGCTACCGGCAATACCGTCGCGTCGGGTGTCTACTTCTACAAGATGACTGCCGGTAGCTTTACCGAAGTCAAGAAGATGACGCTGCTGAAGTAG
- a CDS encoding DHCW motif cupin fold protein codes for MKLQNIPFAAIDWNTVEATEHQGESGMAYWRTIQLGDIRVRMVDYSPGYVADHWCEKGHLLLVLEGQLITELRDGRKFTLTPGMSYQVADGAIAHRSVTAEGARLFIVD; via the coding sequence ATGAAACTTCAGAACATTCCGTTTGCCGCGATTGATTGGAACACGGTGGAAGCGACGGAGCATCAGGGCGAGAGCGGCATGGCATATTGGCGGACAATTCAGCTCGGCGATATTCGCGTGCGGATGGTGGATTATTCGCCGGGCTACGTGGCCGACCACTGGTGCGAGAAGGGACACCTGTTGCTGGTCTTGGAGGGTCAGTTGATTACTGAACTCAGAGACGGGCGCAAGTTCACGCTGACGCCGGGGATGAGTTATCAGGTTGCCGACGGGGCGATAGCGCACCGGTCGGTGACAGCAGAGGGAGCGAGGTTGTTTATCGTCGATTAG
- a CDS encoding acetate uptake transporter has protein sequence MTQLAAETATEIKDTTANPAPLGLLGFGMTTVLLNVHNIGLFGLDTMILGMGIFYGGLAQIIAGIMEWRKRNTFGTLAFTSYGLFWLSLVALLVMPNLGWGAAPSKGAMAAYLFMWGLFTGIMFIGTLKLSRALQFVFASLTLLFWLLALGDALNNAGVTKLAGVVGIICGFSACYTGLGQVLNELYGRSVLPLGATKS, from the coding sequence ATGACACAACTGGCAGCGGAAACCGCCACTGAAATCAAAGACACCACCGCGAATCCGGCGCCGCTCGGACTGCTCGGATTTGGCATGACCACGGTGCTGCTGAACGTCCACAACATCGGGCTGTTTGGACTTGACACCATGATACTGGGGATGGGGATTTTCTACGGTGGCCTGGCACAGATCATCGCGGGGATTATGGAATGGCGCAAGCGCAACACGTTCGGCACCCTGGCGTTTACGTCTTACGGCTTGTTCTGGCTGAGTCTGGTGGCGCTGCTGGTGATGCCGAATCTCGGCTGGGGCGCGGCGCCTTCCAAAGGCGCAATGGCTGCCTACTTGTTCATGTGGGGACTGTTCACCGGGATCATGTTCATTGGGACGCTGAAACTGAGTCGCGCGCTACAGTTCGTCTTTGCTTCTTTGACCTTGCTGTTCTGGCTGTTGGCGCTCGGCGATGCCCTAAACAATGCCGGCGTCACAAAGCTGGCCGGCGTCGTGGGAATCATCTGCGGATTTTCAGCCTGCTACACGGGTCTGGGGCAGGTGTTGAACGAACTTTATGGACGCTCGGTACTGCCACTGGGGGCGACCAAGTCGTAG
- the gatC gene encoding Asp-tRNA(Asn)/Glu-tRNA(Gln) amidotransferase subunit GatC, translating into MITREELLKLAALARLRLDEAEIPRFQKDIAEMLEYVRLLEEVDTSQVEADSPVTPSGNVLREDEVQPSLPTEEALKNAPEREGNYFKVPRVVDN; encoded by the coding sequence ATGATTACCCGCGAAGAACTGCTGAAATTGGCTGCATTGGCTCGTCTGCGGCTGGATGAAGCGGAAATCCCGCGCTTCCAGAAGGACATTGCCGAAATGCTGGAGTATGTCAGATTGCTCGAAGAAGTTGATACTTCGCAGGTCGAAGCCGATTCGCCGGTTACGCCGTCAGGCAACGTCTTGCGCGAAGATGAAGTGCAACCATCGTTGCCGACAGAAGAGGCGCTTAAGAACGCCCCGGAGCGCGAAGGCAATTACTTCAAAGTACCGCGAGTTGTTGACAATTGA
- the kdsB gene encoding 3-deoxy-manno-octulosonate cytidylyltransferase, whose product MRIVGVIPARLGSKRLPGKALVKVAGTEMVLYVYRRARRYRRFDRLLVATDDHQIGRLIQADGGHVFYSEKPFRNGSERCAAAIANIDCDIIVNVQGDEVMIESEQIDAAVRLLEADPTLPMATVAFPLTGGLVDHKDRNLVKVAVDVAGRARDFSRQPINLKGKEIRSYGHAGIYVYRKEFLLKYAQLPPTPREQAESLEQLRVLESGFPIGVAIIDKTLLSVNSPEDLKIANQLLRDEGGTVR is encoded by the coding sequence TTGAGAATCGTCGGCGTGATTCCGGCGCGATTGGGCTCTAAGCGACTGCCCGGCAAGGCCTTAGTGAAGGTCGCCGGTACGGAAATGGTGCTTTACGTCTACCGCCGCGCGCGCAGGTACCGGCGTTTTGACCGGCTACTGGTGGCAACCGACGACCACCAGATCGGGCGACTGATTCAAGCCGATGGCGGCCATGTGTTTTACTCGGAGAAGCCGTTCCGGAACGGCTCGGAAAGATGTGCCGCCGCAATCGCGAATATCGACTGTGATATTATAGTCAATGTGCAAGGTGATGAAGTGATGATCGAATCGGAGCAAATCGATGCCGCTGTACGCCTCTTGGAGGCCGATCCGACCTTGCCAATGGCTACGGTAGCTTTCCCGCTCACGGGTGGACTGGTCGACCACAAGGATCGTAATCTGGTCAAGGTTGCGGTTGATGTTGCTGGACGCGCGAGAGATTTTTCACGCCAGCCGATAAATCTAAAGGGCAAGGAAATTCGCAGCTACGGTCACGCCGGCATTTACGTATACCGAAAGGAATTCCTGCTCAAGTACGCGCAACTGCCTCCGACCCCGCGCGAGCAAGCCGAATCGCTCGAACAACTGCGCGTTCTGGAATCCGGCTTTCCGATCGGTGTTGCCATAATCGACAAAACTTTGCTTTCGGTGAATTCACCGGAGGACTTGAAGATAGCTAATCAATTGCTCAGGGATGAGGGAGGAACAGTCAGGTGA